A region from the uncultured Macellibacteroides sp. genome encodes:
- a CDS encoding beta-ketoacyl-ACP synthase III has product MDKINAVITGIGGFVPEDVLTNSDISKMVDTSEEWIMTRVGIKERRILRGEGLGTSYMGIRAVNQLFEKTGVNPEEIEVVLCATSTPDYHFPTTASIVAYNTGCKNAFTFDVQGACAGFLYALETGSNYIRSGRYKKVLIVAGDNMTSITDYTDRTTCPLFGDACGAVLLEPTTEEFGIMDTILRTDGVGLPHLLMKGGGSAYPSSHETVDKHQHCVYQEGKVVFKYAVSYMAEASAEIMHRNGMTNEDVDWFVPHQANLRIIDAAAKRMELPIEKVMINIEKYGNTSAGTIPICLWEWEDKLKKGDNIILAAFGAGFTWGSIYLKWGYDGKKA; this is encoded by the coding sequence ATGGATAAAATTAATGCGGTAATAACAGGAATCGGGGGATTTGTTCCCGAAGATGTGTTGACAAATAGTGATATTTCAAAGATGGTCGACACAAGTGAAGAATGGATAATGACCCGTGTTGGCATCAAAGAGCGACGGATACTAAGAGGAGAAGGTTTAGGAACTTCTTATATGGGAATCCGGGCTGTTAACCAACTTTTTGAAAAGACCGGAGTGAATCCGGAAGAAATTGAAGTGGTCCTTTGTGCAACATCGACTCCTGATTATCATTTTCCTACAACTGCTTCAATCGTTGCTTACAATACCGGTTGTAAGAATGCCTTTACATTTGATGTACAAGGAGCATGCGCCGGATTTCTTTATGCACTGGAAACCGGATCGAACTATATTCGTTCGGGACGCTATAAAAAAGTATTGATCGTTGCCGGAGATAATATGACATCTATTACGGATTATACAGATCGTACGACTTGTCCTTTATTTGGCGACGCTTGCGGAGCTGTATTACTGGAACCTACAACCGAAGAATTTGGTATAATGGATACTATTCTGCGTACTGATGGAGTTGGCTTGCCACACCTGCTGATGAAAGGCGGAGGCTCTGCTTATCCATCCAGTCACGAAACGGTTGACAAACATCAGCATTGCGTATACCAGGAAGGAAAAGTGGTATTCAAATATGCTGTGTCTTATATGGCTGAAGCCTCTGCAGAGATTATGCACAGGAATGGCATGACGAATGAAGACGTTGATTGGTTTGTTCCTCATCAGGCTAACCTGCGCATCATTGATGCGGCTGCAAAGCGGATGGAATTGCCTATCGAAAAAGTAATGATTAATATAGAAAAATATGGTAATACGAGTGCCGGAACTATTCCTATCTGTTTATGGGAATGGGAAGACAAACTGAAGAAGGGGGATAATATTATCCTTGCTGCATTCGGGGCGGGCTTCACCTGGGGCTCTATCTACCTCAAATGGGGATATGATGGAAAAAAAGCATAA
- the rpmF gene encoding 50S ribosomal protein L32: MAHPKRRQSKTRTAKRRTHDKAVTPTMAICPNCGAWHIYHTICGECGYYRGKLAIEKEAAV; this comes from the coding sequence ATGGCACATCCTAAAAGAAGACAATCGAAAACTAGAACAGCCAAGAGAAGAACTCACGACAAGGCTGTTACTCCAACAATGGCTATCTGCCCTAACTGTGGAGCCTGGCATATTTACCACACTATTTGTGGCGAGTGCGGATATTACAGAGGTAAGTTAGCCATAGAGAAAGAAGCTGCAGTATAA